A stretch of Tripterygium wilfordii isolate XIE 37 chromosome 11, ASM1340144v1, whole genome shotgun sequence DNA encodes these proteins:
- the LOC120008405 gene encoding FRIGIDA-like protein 5, giving the protein MEEETVSMELRHAEFSQHSIRETLDELHNKASSVLLFTLQWKDLEQHFVRIRDSIESGAREVQTIKDSLNVALESIDLRLQEVEAKEKELERIKEAVEERFRQIEVLETEFGLKRRRDVEERSREIERTEESAREVDKAMMEVEEKLGETGGKEERLQGISKTIEERCGEMKGIESDMKERMGEFEVKEKEFEDRVREFGLIQKRFEERSRVHEQKEQQYEKRLKELESKEKQFEERCQDLELKEKQFEKRCKAFKAKEEPIGESKSINRKFAESPEPGNRDMNSIDGSMDANLHFYVTMDGKALQIFLNERWKEHDVMRSEVFVALQMSSNPAKLVLDAMQGFYPPHLKKEGKEFEGNVVMQSCILLLEQLMEISPPIRPNLREEAMQLAFDWITKMRVDVEHSSQVLGFLLLLTSYGLASAFDSDELLSYMEIVSQHSQAPELLRVLGLTDKIPVASTSASTLVPSQTISPASDPLSKAPLQHQSSSNCPGNVDTDEDPLNLIGGTVSSVPSVQPTCLPPTILSTGQDPSHLKIVQPTPCNSRSDSTLTLSSPTSEPEPNYFPVDVEGKGLRLILSEKENDDLTRDKVSAALQHSVDPAKLVLDVVKGEGFKFDVSKERCILLLEQLRKLSPLIKPHVKEEALKFANSWKENLLKQDQLEVVCVLHFLATYGLASSVNGNELLGPLGAGFWVKMGPNLREVIGLADLTENYIRSLIEKNQRLEAIKVIHAVEMIDKFPLVIMLKDHLNYIKNKAKISCKTRKIAGAINNQISQLRDVTKCILQYKLESQISVKAVEEQILQLEKQIAKEPQDLEESKLKREASTKSESLQKKCKQQQSTASTTAPVVSSTSGPPSITASASTIRRLKLRQKKRKKSKYPCPTPSQHSQLPAGQTPSHPHLWHAGGAPPHNYHHPAGPFGYAGTSDWERSARPHNFPVNVHPRSYYEHVRPHCPQNGTRVPSPDMLLPFGRF; this is encoded by the exons ATGGAAGAAGAAACGGTTTCAATGGAGTTGAGACACGCCGAGTTCAGTCAACACTCCATCCGAGAGACTCTCGATGAACTCCACAACAAAGCCTCGTCGGTTCTTCTTTTCACGCTTCAATGGAAGGATCTCGAACAACACTTTGTTCGAATTCGGGACTCAATCGAGTCTGGGGCCAGAGAAGTTCAAACGATCAAGGATTCTCTCAATGTGGCTCTTGAATCAATCGATTTGCGCCTCCAAGAGGTGGAAGCCAAAGAGAAAGAACTCGAGCGGATTAAGGAGGCTGTTGAGGAGAGATTTCGCCAGATTGAAGTTTTAGAAACGGAGTTTGGTTTGAAACGGAGGAGAGATGTTGaggagagaagtagagagattGAGAGGACGGAGGAGTCGGCGAGAGAGGTTGATAAGGCGATGATGGAGGTTGAGGAGAAGTTGGGAGAGACTGGAGGTAAGGAGGAGAGGCTTCAGGGTATAAGTAAAACAATAGAGGAGCGATGTGGGGAGATGAAGGGGATTGAGAGTGATATGAAGGAGAGAATGGGAGAGTTTGAGGTCAAAGAGAAGGAATTTGAGGATAGAGTGAGAGAGTTTGGGTTGATTCAAAAGAGATTTGAAGAGAGGAGCCGAGTTCATGAACAGAAGGAGCAGCAGTATGAAAAGAGATTGAAAGAATTGGAATCAAAAGAGAAGCAATTTGAGGAGCGATGTCAAGACCTTGAATTGAAAGAGAAACAATTTGAAAAGCGGTGTAAAGCATTTAAAGCGAAGGAGGAACCAATTGGAGAATCTAAATCGATAAATAGAAAATTTGCTGAGTCACCTGAACCTGGTAACAGGGATATGAACAGCATAGATGGTTCCATGGATGCCAATCTTCATTTTTATGTCACTATGGATGGAAAGGCCTTGCAGATATTTCTAAACGAGCGCTGGAAGGAGCATGATGTGATGCGGAGTGAAGTATTTGTTGCTCTTCAGATGTCTTCTAACCCAGCAAAGCTTGTTTTAGATGCAATGCAAGGGTTTTACCCTCCGCATTTAAAAAAGGAAGGTAAAGAGTTTGAAGGGAATGTTGTTATGCAGAGCTGCATTCTGTTATTGGAGCAATTGATGGAAATTTCACCTCCAATCAGACCCAACTTGAGGGAAGAAGCAATGCAACTTGCATTTGATTGGATCACCAAAATGAGGGTGGATGTGGAGCATTCTTCACAGGTTTTAGGATTTTTGCTGCTTTTGACTTCTTACGGGTTGGCCTCTGCATTTGATTCTGATGAACTCTTATCATATATGGAGATTGTTTCTCAACATAGTCAGGCTCCTGAATTACTGCGTGTCCTTGGACTTACTGATAAGATCCCTG tTGCCTCTACATCAGCTTCCACCCTTGTCCCCTCCCAGACAATTAGTCCAGCCTCTGACCCTCTGTCCAAGGCTCCATTGCAGCATCAGAGCAGTAGCAATTGTCCTGGGAATGTTGATACAGACGAAGATCCTCTGAATTTGATAGGCGGTACTGTGTCTTCTGTTCCCTCAGTTCAACCAACTTGCCTGCCACCAACAATCTTATCTACTGGCCAAG ATCCTTCCCATCTAAAGATTGTGCAACCAACTCCCTGCAATTCACGTTCAGACAGCACTTTGACTCTTTCATCCCCAACTTCTGAACCTGAGCCTAATTATTTTCCAGTTGACGTGGAGGGAAAGGGTTTGAGATTGATACTTAGTGAGAAAGAAAATGACGATTTAACACGTGACAAAGTTTCTGCCGCTCTTCAACATTCAGTAGATCCTGCTAAGCTTGTTTTGGATGTGGTAAAGGGCGAGGGCTTTAAGTTTGATGTTTCTAAAGAGCGTTGCATTTTATTGTTGGAGCAGTTAAGGAAACTCTCTCCTCTGATTAAGCCCCATGTGAAAGAAGAAGCCCTGAAATTTGCTAATAGCTGGAAAGAAAATTTGCTAAAACAGGATCAATTGGAGGTTGTATGTGTTCTACATTTTTTAGCTACGTATGGGTTGGCCTCTTCTGTCAATGGGAATGAGCTTCTTGGCCCCTTAGGTGCTGGATTTTGGGTTAAAATGGGCCCTAATTTACGTGAAGTCATTGGGTTGGCTGATTTGACCGAAA ATTATATCCGAAGTCTTATTGAAAAGAATCAGCGGCTTGAGGCAATTAAAGTAATCCATGCTGTAGAGATGATTGACAAGTTCCCTCTTGTAATCATGCTGAAGGATCATTTGAACTACATCAAGAATAAGGCCAAGATATCATGCAAGACGAGAAAGATAGCTGGGGCCATAAACAATCAGATATCTCAACTAAGAGATGTGACAAAATGTATTTTGCAGTACAAACTTGAATCTCAAATCTCAGTTAAGGCCGTTGAAGAACAAATCCTGCAGCTGGAGAAGCAAATAGCCAAGGAACCGCAGGATCTTGAAGAATCTAAACTCAAACGTGAAGCGTCTACTAAATCTGAATCACTGCAGAAGAAATGTAAGCAGCAGCAGTCTACTGCCTCCACCACTGCCCCTGTTGTCTCATCTACCTCTGGCCCTCCCTCCATTACTGCATCCGCTTCTACTATCAGACGGCTtaagttgagacaaaaaaagaggaagaaaagtAAGTATCCTTGTCCAACTCCATCACAGCATTCCCAGCTCCCAGCAGGTCAAACTCCATCGCATCCTCACCTGTGGCATGCAGGTGGAGCTCCCCCACATAATTACCATCATCCAGCAGGTCCGTTTGGTTATGCTGGTACATCAGACTGGGAGAGATCAGCCAGACCCCATAATTTTCCAGTAAATGTGCATCCAAGGTCCTATTATGAGCACGTCAGGCCTCATTGTCCCCAGAATGGAACGAGGGTACCCAGTCCTGACATGCTCCTGCCGTTTGGGAGGTTCTAG
- the LOC120008789 gene encoding uncharacterized protein LOC120008789, with protein sequence MVHLSTKNVKPRDILTSLKKQNPDNVSTIKTVYNACQKFQTVEKADKTQMQVVMSFLQCEGYNFESRTNVVTNELEDLFFAHPGSLERWRAFPHMLLIDATYKTNRYRMPLLEIVGVTATNMTFCIAFVFLHSVKMFNYTWALRELALMNASAQVCNLADLEVVLQNFPGIINYLKDVWLIPYKEMFISAWTDKYMHFGNQTTNRVECQHAKLKRCLESSHSDLVTSLSFIHQVIQSQDIAIKASIEQSKTIVQHQFNIPHFQELCGFISLHALHMILKEFERSKNAGEVSYKCGSQLRMSYGLPYDDIDCDVDLQVFTRQFKQQPRHGKFSFLRKLREIITPSTTLIREPVVKTNTCRRPSSKKKFASNTRANPSALVFVETDSPHFRELSRHSYSFGGPDSKSGEDIFTRANTTTFEFVEPDIFQFQELARQGCSSTYNYSVDAYVHQFPPILHPYIMHVQDIKPDENCGFRAIANRFGLHEDAWATIRYNLIEDDDQWTRVYNSLNFFALDGAAPIKHWMTMPNMGLLIASKFNLSGPLPVAIPLAASTNIDIFPFNRRFRSPGRKFLNFCVEILVDIMLRPSAWMFIISDYGTLHLYHWFVLVIKMSEISGFGREHKLLLQYDRDDTYNSKKTSTRLIGTRKRDCPFRVKMMKLKTADD encoded by the exons ATGGTACATCTATCTACGAAAAATGTGAAGCCACGAGATATTTTGACATCGCTGAAGAAGCAGAATCCGGACAACGTGTCTACCATTAAGACTGTATATAATGCATGCCAGAAATTTCAAACTGTAGAGAAAGCCGATAAAACCCAAATGCAAGTTGTCATGTCATTCCTACAATGTGAAGGATACAATTTCGAGAGTCGAACAAATGTTGTAACCAATGAGCTTGAAGATTTATTCTTCGCACATCCAGGATCATTAGAGCGATGGCGTGCATTCCCGCACATGTTATTGATAGACGCAACGTATAAAACAAACAGGTACAGGATGCCTCTTCTTGAGATTGTCGGCGTGACTGCAACTAATATGACATTTTGCATAGCATTCGTGTTCCTCCACTCAGTAAAAATGTTCAATTATACTTGGGCTTTAAG AGAGTTGGCCTTGATGAATGCATCTGCCCAG GTGTGCAATTTGGCGGACCTTGAGGTAGTGTTACAAAACTTTCCaggtattattaattatcttaaGGATGTATGGTTGATACCGTATAAGGAGATGTTTATATCCGCATGGACCGAcaaatatatgcattttggaaaccaaacaactaatAGAGTCGAGTGTCAGCATGCTAAGTTGAAACGATGCTTGGAGTCATCACATTCAGATTTGGTGACATCATTGTCGTTTATTCATCAAGTCATCCAATCACAGGACATAGCAATCAAAGCGAGTATTGAGCAGAGCAAAACTATCGTCCAACATCAATTCAATATACCACACTTCCAGGAATTATGTGGTTTCATTTCACTCCACGCATTGCATATGATTTTGAAGGAATTTGAGCGATCTAAGAATGCCGGAGAAGTTTCCTACAAATGCGGAAGTCAACTTCGTATGAGCTATGGACTGCCAT ACGATGACATCGATTGTGACGTCGATCTGCAAGTGTTCACGAGACAGTTTAAGCAGCAACCAAGGCATGGTAAATTCAGTTTTTTaaggaagttgagggagataatcacaccatcaacaACTTTAATTCGTGAACCTGTTGTTAAGACAAACACTTGTAGACGCCCCTCCTCGAAGAAAAAATTTGCATCAAATACTCGTGCTAATCCGTCTGCATTAGTTTTCGTTGAGACTGATTCCCCTCATTTTCGGGAACTAAGCAGACACAGTTATTCGTTTGGAGGCCCCGACTCGAAGAGCGGGGAAGACATATTCACTCGTGCTAATACGACTACATTTGAGTTTGTTGAGCCAGATATTTTCCAATTTCAGGAACTAGCGAGACAAGGTTGCTCCTCTACTTACAACTACTCTGTAGATGCCTATGTTCATCAGTTTCCACCTATACTTCATCCTTACATTATGCATGTACAAGACATAAAACCTGATGAAAATTGTGGCTTTCGGGCGATAGCTAACCGTTTTGGTCTTCATGAAGATGCATGGGCAACTATCCGATATAACTTAATAGAAGA TGATGACCAATGGACTCGTGtttacaactcactgaacttctttgCATTAGATGGAGCAGCACCGATTAAGCATTGGATGACTATGCCAAACatgggtctcttgattgcttcaaagttcaat TTATCTGGTCCCCTACCAGTAGCTATCCCTCTGGCCGCCTCTACAAATATAGATATATTTCCGTTCAACCGTCGTTTCCGTTCCCCTGGCCGAAAGTTTTTGAACTTTTGTGTGGAAATTCTT GTTGATATAATGTTGCGTCCAAGTGCATGGATGTTTATAATTTCAGACTATGGTACACTGCATTTGTatcattggtttgttcttgttaTTAAAATGTCAGAGATTAGTGGATTCGGGAGGGAacacaaattattgttacaatATGATCGTGATGACACTTACAATAGTAAGAAAACCTCCACAAGGTTAATTGGCACAAGAAAACGAGATTGTCCATTCAGAGTGAAAATGATGAAATTGAAGACAGCTGATGATTAG